In a genomic window of Quercus lobata isolate SW786 chromosome 4, ValleyOak3.0 Primary Assembly, whole genome shotgun sequence:
- the LOC115986059 gene encoding uncharacterized protein LOC115986059 yields the protein MVTFKTLDDKLVKVEVELVEIFCVVKDFFNGDFGDLELENTVFPLPNVSSYILNHIVYVCKLSLAVISKYEAVEKERQEFETNFFGQLSDKTIVDLVKAADYLEIEEVLDFVMPSVRKRFRLGDDKGVEFVYTAEAEAILLRRAASARKR from the coding sequence ATGGTAACGTTTAAAACCTTAGACGACAAGTTAGTCAAGGTGGAAGTAGAGTTAGTGGAGATATTCTGCGTAGTGAAGGATTTCTTCAATGGCGACTTTGGTGACCTTGAACTGGAGAACACCGTTTTCCCTCTCCCGAACGTGTCCAGCTACATTCTCAACCATATCGTCTACGTCTGCAAGCTGAGTCTCGCGGTCATCTCGAAATACGAAGCGGTGGAGAAAGAGAGGCAGGAGTTCGAGACGAATTTTTTTGGCCAGCTGAGCGACAAGACGATCGTTGATCTGGTTAAGGCAGCGGACTACTTGGAGATCGAGGAAGTGCTGGATTTCGTGATGCCGAGCGTTAGGAAGAGGTTTAGACTTGGAGACGACAAGGGCGTTGAATTTGTCTATACGGCTGAGGCAGAGGCAATACTTCTCAGGAGGGCCGCGTCGGCAAGAAAACGTTAA